In Embleya scabrispora, the DNA window CAGGCCGAGCGGCGCCCGCAGCAGCGGCAGCACCCCGATCGCCAGGCTCCCGCACAGGGTGACCAGCGCGACCGAGGTGACCACGTCCTCCTCGTCGCTGTCGCTGACCCCGTTCATCGCGGCGACGGCGGAGGCGCCACAGATCGAGAAGCCCGTCGCGATCAGCAGCGGCTGGTCGCCGGGCAGCCCCATGCGCCGGCCGAGCCACCGGGTGGCGAAGAAGGTGACCATCACCACGACGATCACCATCGCCACGGTCGGCAGCCCGAGACCGGCGATGTCGCCGAGGGCGAGCTTGAGCCCGAGCAGCACCACGCCGGCGCGCATCAGCCGCCGCCCCGCGAAGCCGAGCCCCGGCGCGGTGGCGGCGGGCAGCGCCCGCACGTTGGCGGCGAGCACACCCAGGGCCACCGCGACCGTGAGCATCGGTACGTGCGGCCAGATCCGGTGCGCGCCCCAACTCGCGGCCACCGCGAGCGCCGCCGCGAGCAGCCCCGGCCACAGTCGGGCCGTCGCCGTCCCGGCCGGAGCCGGGGACTGCCGGTGGTGGGCGCGCCGCGCGATCGTCAGGGTCATGATCACCACCCTCGGCCCGCCGTCCCCGCGCGGGTAGCGGTCGATTGCCTGGCAGGTCATAGGGTTTGGCTATGACCTCGAACGCGCGCCCGGCGGACCGGTTGCCGGATCTGTACACGCTGGAACTGCTCGTGGCGGTGACCGAGAACGGCAGCCTGGGTGCCGCGGCCCGCCGGTTCGGGATCAGCCAGCCCTCGGCCAGCGCGCGGATGCGCACCCTGGAGCGACGGCTCGGCGTACGGCTCCTGGAGCGCAGCACCACCGGCTCGGTGCCCACCGCGGCGGGCCTGGTGATCACCGACTGGGCGCGTGGGGTGCTCGACCAGGCGCACGCGCTGGTGGAGGGCGCCGCCGCGCTCAAGGCCCGGCAGGAGGACCGCCTGCGGGTGGCGGCGAGCCTGACCGTGGCCGAGCACCTGGTGCCCGGCTGGCTGACCGTGCTGCGCGAGGCGGTGCCCGGGCTGCACGTCGGCCTCCAGGTCACCAACAGCCTGCACGTGATCGAGGCGCTGCGGGCGGGCGAGGCCGACATCGGCTTCGTCGAGGGGCCCTGGATCCCGCGCGACCTGCAGTCGGCGGCGGTGGGCCGGGACCGGCTCGTGGTGGTGGTCGCGCCGACCCACCCGTGGGCCCGGCGGCGGCGCCCGATCGCGGCGGCCGAGTTGGCGAACACGCCGCTGCTGCTGCGCGAGGCGGGCTCGGGCACCCGGGAGACGCTGGAGCGGGCGCTGGCGGCCTACGACGGAGTGGCCGTGCCCGCCCTGGAGTTGGGGGCGACGGCGCCGCTGCGCTCGGCCGCGATCGCCGGATCCGCGCCCGCCGTGCTGTCCGATCTGGCGGTGCGCGAGGACCTGGCCGAGGGGCGTCTGGTGGCCGTCCCGGTGGCCGATCTGCCCGCCCTGGATCGCATCCTGCGCGCGGTGTGGCCGCGCGGTCGGGAACTGCCCGAGGGCGCCCTGCACCTGCTGCACGCCGCCCGGCGGCG includes these proteins:
- a CDS encoding YeiH family protein gives rise to the protein MTCQAIDRYPRGDGGPRVVIMTLTIARRAHHRQSPAPAGTATARLWPGLLAAALAVAASWGAHRIWPHVPMLTVAVALGVLAANVRALPAATAPGLGFAGRRLMRAGVVLLGLKLALGDIAGLGLPTVAMVIVVVMVTFFATRWLGRRMGLPGDQPLLIATGFSICGASAVAAMNGVSDSDEEDVVTSVALVTLCGSLAIGVLPLLRAPLGLDPTSYGGWVGASVHDVGQVVAAGGVAGPVALHTAVVVKLMRVLLLAPIVAGTAYTLRRRAARAGDNGRAGSRRPPLIPLFVLGFLAMVAVRSTGLLSADALEAAGTAQDLLLAAALFGLGAMVRLGRLIRTGWRALLLGFASWVLIAGAAYGGVLLTM
- a CDS encoding LysR substrate-binding domain-containing protein, producing MTSNARPADRLPDLYTLELLVAVTENGSLGAAARRFGISQPSASARMRTLERRLGVRLLERSTTGSVPTAAGLVITDWARGVLDQAHALVEGAAALKARQEDRLRVAASLTVAEHLVPGWLTVLREAVPGLHVGLQVTNSLHVIEALRAGEADIGFVEGPWIPRDLQSAAVGRDRLVVVVAPTHPWARRRRPIAAAELANTPLLLREAGSGTRETLERALAAYDGVAVPALELGATAPLRSAAIAGSAPAVLSDLAVREDLAEGRLVAVPVADLPALDRILRAVWPRGRELPEGALHLLHAARRRPGA